The following are encoded together in the Anaerostipes caccae L1-92 genome:
- a CDS encoding YbhB/YbcL family Raf kinase inhibitor-like protein, translated as MYISSVGISNGIIEKKYGGYGTNFNENNIPMYSLPFKIEEAPKNTISFAFILEDKDAYAVTGFQWIHWLGANLLRNELKENESQTATDFIQGANSWISIQGNQQSRKQSSYYGGMTPPDKSHTYELHVFALDKKLCIENGFYLNELWKQMDGHIIEEAVLKGIYEKVPF; from the coding sequence ATGTATATTTCAAGTGTAGGAATCTCTAATGGAATTATTGAAAAAAAATATGGTGGATATGGTACGAATTTTAATGAAAATAATATTCCAATGTATTCATTGCCTTTTAAAATTGAAGAAGCTCCCAAAAATACGATATCCTTTGCTTTTATACTTGAAGATAAGGACGCATATGCTGTTACTGGCTTTCAATGGATACATTGGTTGGGAGCAAATTTACTTCGCAATGAATTAAAAGAAAACGAAAGTCAGACGGCTACAGACTTTATACAAGGAGCCAATAGTTGGATAAGTATACAAGGAAACCAACAGAGCAGAAAACAATCCAGTTATTATGGGGGGATGACACCACCAGATAAATCACATACATATGAACTCCATGTGTTTGCATTGGATAAAAAATTATGTATAGAAAATGGTTTTTACCTAAACGAATTATGGAAACAGATGGACGGACATATTATTGAAGAAGCTGTTTTAAAAGGAATATATGAAAAAGTTCCCTTTTAA